A part of Rhopalosiphum maidis isolate BTI-1 chromosome 3, ASM367621v3, whole genome shotgun sequence genomic DNA contains:
- the LOC113557939 gene encoding tigger transposable element-derived protein 4-like: MSNKRRRCFTIAEKVKIIERLESGVSNKNLCQELGISQSTLSTIWKSKDQIKSFFQKDVTSNKRLKCSQHQDVDQALFEWFKIQRSKNIPISGPILQKKATEFGKRFNKIDFQCSSSWITRFRQRHNIVFGKISGESSSVPVGVSENWLEHVWPDLRKNYADCDIYNADKTGLYYSM; this comes from the coding sequence atgtcaaataaaagAAGACGCTGTTTCACTATTGCCgaaaaagtgaaaataattgaGCGTTTAGAAAGTGgtgtttctaataaaaatctttGCCAAGAGCTAGGAATCAGCCAATCAACACTATCTACCATATGGAAATCAAAAGACCAAATAAAAAGCTTTTTTCAAAAAGACGTGACATctaataaaagattaaaatgtaGCCAACATCAAGACGTTGATCAGGCTCTCTTTGaatggtttaaaatacaacgatctaaaaatattccaataaGTGGTCCGATACTTCAAAAAAAAGCGACCGAATTCGGGAagcgttttaataaaattgattttcaatgTTCTTCTTCTTGGATTACCCGTTTTCGTCAAAGACACAATAtcgtttttggaaaaataagtGGAGAATCGTCAAGCGTTCCTGTTGGTGTTTCGGAAAATTGGCTGGAACACGTTTGGCCTGATTTGCGTAAAAATTATGCAGATTGTGACATTTATAATGCTGATAAAACTGGATTGTATTActctatgtaa